In Pseudomonas hamedanensis, a single window of DNA contains:
- the pssA gene encoding CDP-diacylglycerol--serine O-phosphatidyltransferase — protein MPLLFKRSLLPKLRSFALTPEAVSIVSSAAEFRRCLLAKIAAATQRIYIVALYLQQDEAGQEILDALHAAKLKRPELEIAVVVDWLRAQRGLIGAGKQPGNAAWYQDMTRTHQSEVPIYGVPVQTRELFGVLHLKGFVIDDSVVYSGASLNNVYLHKFDKYRFDRYHVLQNQALADSMHHLVKHGLIESKAVHRLDLPNLPSTRSLRNDIGDLRSRLKYATYDTSAGSTAREGLSVSPLLGVGKNNPLNRAILELIASAQQQLTICTPYFNLPLGVIREINRALARGVKIDIVVGDKTANDFYIPPSEPFKVIAALPYLYEISLRRFAKRHQRNIDSGQLNLHLWRDGDNTYHLKGMWVDQRYTLLTGNNLNPRAFRLDLENALLIDDPKGEWLEPRAQELENIFRHTTRIDSFHTLETLPDYPAGVAKFLKRVSRVRIERLLYRIL, from the coding sequence ATGCCGTTGCTTTTCAAACGTTCTCTGCTGCCCAAACTGCGCAGCTTTGCGCTGACCCCCGAGGCGGTCAGCATTGTGTCGAGCGCTGCCGAGTTCCGTCGTTGCCTGCTTGCGAAAATCGCCGCAGCGACCCAGCGCATCTACATCGTCGCGCTGTACTTGCAGCAGGACGAAGCCGGTCAGGAAATCCTTGATGCCCTGCACGCCGCCAAACTCAAGCGCCCGGAGCTGGAGATTGCCGTGGTGGTCGACTGGTTGCGGGCGCAGCGTGGGCTGATCGGTGCCGGCAAGCAGCCAGGCAACGCCGCCTGGTATCAGGACATGACGCGTACCCACCAGAGCGAAGTGCCGATCTACGGCGTACCGGTGCAAACCCGCGAACTGTTCGGCGTGCTGCACCTGAAAGGCTTTGTAATCGACGATAGCGTGGTGTACAGCGGCGCGAGCCTGAACAACGTTTATCTGCACAAGTTCGACAAGTACCGTTTCGACCGCTATCACGTGCTGCAAAACCAGGCGTTGGCGGATTCGATGCATCACCTGGTCAAGCATGGGCTGATCGAATCCAAAGCCGTGCACCGCCTCGATCTGCCGAACCTGCCGAGTACGCGCAGCCTGCGCAATGACATCGGCGATCTGCGCAGTCGCCTCAAATACGCCACTTACGACACCAGCGCCGGCAGCACGGCCAGGGAAGGCCTGTCGGTCAGCCCGCTGTTGGGCGTGGGCAAGAACAACCCGTTGAACCGGGCGATTCTCGAACTGATTGCCAGCGCGCAACAGCAACTGACCATTTGCACACCGTACTTCAACCTGCCGCTGGGGGTGATCCGTGAGATCAACCGCGCGCTGGCCCGTGGCGTGAAGATCGATATCGTGGTTGGCGACAAGACCGCCAACGACTTCTACATTCCGCCGAGCGAGCCGTTCAAGGTGATTGCGGCGCTGCCGTATCTGTACGAAATCAGCCTGCGCCGTTTTGCCAAGCGCCATCAGCGCAACATCGACAGCGGCCAGTTGAATCTGCACTTGTGGCGCGACGGCGATAACACCTATCACCTCAAGGGCATGTGGGTCGATCAGCGCTACACCTTGCTGACCGGCAACAACCTCAATCCCCGGGCGTTCCGCCTCGATCTGGAAAACGCGCTGCTGATCGATGATCCCAAAGGCGAGTGGCTGGAGCCGCGGGCGCAGGAACTGGAAAACATCTTCCGCCATACCACGCGGATCGACAGCTTCCACACGCTGGAGACGCT
- a CDS encoding DUF892 family protein → MSEPQVTLGTNRTGVQTSPEGTARQLEATRMFPADVPGDMSDYTAERERAIREADLIGSVPPPATTKGMVKTAIDKTIGKAPEVLIDKLGERLAFERTGVRLYEAMVAKATSAPGADPALVDTLRQIQAEELEHMNIVREAIETLGGDPTAMTPCADVAGVKAMGVLQVLTDPRTTVSQSMSAILTIELEDNAAWELLIELAQKGGHPLIAKRFKHALDQEETHLATVRQIIRKDLLDQVS, encoded by the coding sequence ATGAGCGAACCTCAAGTAACCCTCGGCACCAATCGCACCGGCGTTCAAACCTCGCCAGAAGGCACGGCTCGTCAACTGGAGGCGACCCGGATGTTTCCGGCCGATGTGCCGGGCGACATGAGCGACTACACCGCTGAACGTGAACGCGCGATTCGCGAGGCTGACCTGATCGGTTCGGTGCCGCCGCCGGCAACCACCAAAGGCATGGTCAAGACCGCGATAGACAAAACCATCGGCAAGGCCCCGGAAGTGCTGATCGACAAACTCGGCGAGCGGCTGGCGTTCGAGCGCACCGGCGTGCGCCTGTATGAAGCCATGGTCGCCAAGGCCACGTCGGCACCCGGCGCCGATCCAGCGCTGGTCGACACGCTACGGCAGATTCAGGCCGAGGAGCTGGAGCACATGAACATCGTGCGTGAAGCCATCGAAACTCTCGGCGGCGACCCCACTGCGATGACGCCGTGCGCGGACGTGGCCGGCGTCAAAGCGATGGGCGTGCTGCAAGTGTTGACCGATCCGCGCACCACCGTGTCGCAGTCGATGAGTGCGATCCTGACCATTGAACTGGAGGACAACGCGGCTTGGGAATTGCTCATCGAACTGGCGCAGAAGGGCGGTCATCCGCTGATTGCCAAACGCTTCAAGCACGCACTGGACCAGGAAGAAACACACCTGGCCACGGTTCGCCAGATCATTCGCAAAGACCTGCTCGACCAAGTGAGCTGA
- a CDS encoding TetR/AcrR family transcriptional regulator — protein sequence MNESASTNTRDIILDVTEKLIYKSGIAATSMDLLVKTAGVSRKSIYRYFADKDALTVAALQRRDQRWMHWYRSAVDQAETPADRLLNLFAVLKGWFASEGFRGCAFINTSGETGDARDPVRLVAKEHKQKLLDYVCELCTEHGAEHPQQLARQLLILIDGAITVALVMGDHSAADNAQCMARKLLDL from the coding sequence ATGAACGAATCAGCCAGCACCAACACACGCGACATCATTCTGGATGTCACCGAAAAGTTGATCTACAAAAGTGGCATCGCCGCCACCAGCATGGACCTTCTGGTGAAAACCGCCGGCGTCTCCAGAAAAAGTATCTACCGCTATTTTGCCGACAAGGACGCGTTGACCGTCGCCGCCTTGCAACGCCGCGACCAGCGCTGGATGCACTGGTACAGAAGCGCCGTCGACCAGGCCGAAACCCCGGCTGATCGCCTGCTCAACCTGTTTGCCGTACTCAAGGGCTGGTTCGCTTCGGAAGGCTTTCGCGGCTGCGCCTTTATCAACACCAGCGGCGAGACCGGGGATGCGCGTGACCCTGTTCGTCTGGTCGCCAAAGAACACAAACAGAAGTTGCTCGACTACGTGTGCGAGCTGTGTACCGAACATGGCGCCGAGCACCCGCAACAGTTGGCCAGACAGTTGCTGATCCTGATTGACGGTGCCATTACCGTAGCGCTTGTGATGGGTGATCACAGTGCCGCCGATAATGCGCAATGCATGGCGCGAAAGTTATTGGACCTGTAA
- the nudC gene encoding NAD(+) diphosphatase yields MTSRWTTAVLDTDQPGGWAVARSPEGFLFDDNGALFPRQWLKRQDLCVLAEHGIGHLDGEPVYLLELHRSSEVPGCGWKGLRAFMLEGDQTIYKVLGYAAQIGTWAREHRFCGNCGQAMTQVPRERAMYCQPCDLRSYPRISPSMIVLITRGDEILLARSPRFVAGVYSTLAGFAEPGESAEDCLIREVREEVQIEVKNIQYMGSQCWPFPHSMMLGFHAEYAGGEIVCQEDEIEDAQWFNVHALPPLPASRSIARYLIDVYVARRLGHAEPVLPG; encoded by the coding sequence ATGACATCTCGCTGGACCACCGCAGTACTGGACACCGACCAACCCGGCGGCTGGGCCGTCGCGCGCAGCCCCGAAGGCTTTCTGTTCGATGACAATGGCGCACTGTTCCCACGGCAGTGGCTCAAGCGTCAGGACCTCTGCGTCCTTGCCGAACACGGCATTGGCCATCTCGACGGCGAGCCGGTCTACCTGCTCGAACTGCACCGTTCAAGCGAGGTGCCGGGATGCGGCTGGAAAGGTTTGCGGGCGTTCATGCTGGAAGGCGACCAGACGATCTATAAAGTGCTTGGTTACGCCGCGCAGATCGGCACCTGGGCCCGTGAGCATCGCTTCTGTGGCAATTGCGGACAAGCCATGACGCAAGTGCCACGCGAGCGGGCGATGTATTGCCAGCCGTGTGACTTGCGCAGCTATCCGCGAATTTCACCGAGCATGATCGTGCTGATCACCCGCGGCGACGAAATCCTCCTGGCACGCTCGCCGCGCTTCGTCGCCGGTGTCTACAGCACGCTCGCCGGATTTGCCGAGCCGGGCGAGTCGGCTGAAGACTGCCTGATTCGTGAAGTGCGCGAGGAAGTGCAGATCGAAGTAAAGAATATTCAGTACATGGGCAGCCAGTGCTGGCCGTTCCCGCATTCGATGATGCTCGGCTTTCACGCTGAATACGCGGGCGGCGAGATTGTCTGCCAGGAAGATGAAATCGAAGACGCCCAGTGGTTCAACGTGCATGCGCTGCCGCCGTTGCCGGCGTCCAGATCGATTGCACGCTACCTGATCGACGTCTACGTGGCGCGCCGCTTAGGCCACGCTGAACCAGTGCTGCCAGGCTAG
- a CDS encoding crotonase/enoyl-CoA hydratase family protein — translation MPQYSAFSVELADNIAHVQINRPEKINSMNAAFWSEIIEIFQWIDDTDEVRVVVLSGNGKHFSSGIDLMMLAGVANELGKDVGRNARLLRRKILALQASFNAVDHCRKPVLAAVQGYCLGGAIDLIAACDMRYAAEDAQFSIKEIDIGMAADVGTLQRLPRIIGDGMLRELAYTGRTFGADEARSIGLVNRVYNDKDALLEGVFDIARDIASKSPIAVTGTKEMISYMRDHRIDDGLEYVATWNAAMLQSNDLRVAMAAHMSKQKPEFLD, via the coding sequence ATGCCTCAATACTCCGCCTTCAGCGTCGAACTTGCCGACAACATCGCTCATGTGCAGATCAATCGTCCGGAAAAGATCAACTCGATGAACGCGGCGTTCTGGAGCGAGATCATCGAAATCTTCCAGTGGATCGATGACACCGACGAAGTGCGCGTGGTGGTGCTCAGCGGCAATGGCAAGCATTTCTCCTCTGGCATTGATCTGATGATGCTCGCCGGCGTTGCCAATGAACTGGGCAAGGACGTTGGCCGCAACGCGCGTTTGCTGCGGCGCAAAATCCTTGCCCTGCAAGCCTCGTTCAATGCCGTCGACCACTGCCGCAAGCCGGTACTGGCGGCGGTTCAGGGTTATTGCCTGGGCGGTGCGATCGACCTGATCGCCGCCTGTGACATGCGCTACGCCGCCGAAGATGCGCAGTTCTCGATCAAGGAAATCGATATCGGCATGGCCGCCGATGTTGGCACTTTGCAACGGTTGCCGCGGATCATCGGAGACGGCATGCTGCGTGAACTGGCATACACCGGACGCACCTTCGGCGCTGACGAGGCCCGCAGCATCGGCTTGGTCAATCGCGTTTACAACGACAAGGACGCGTTGCTCGAAGGCGTATTCGACATCGCCCGCGACATCGCTTCGAAGTCGCCGATTGCGGTCACCGGTACCAAGGAAATGATCAGCTACATGCGCGACCATCGCATCGACGACGGCCTCGAATACGTTGCCACCTGGAACGCCGCCATGCTGCAATCGAACGACTTGCGCGTGGCCATGGCCGCCCATATGAGCAAACAGAAACCCGAATTTCTGGACTGA
- a CDS encoding TSUP family transporter: MPFELSVDLTTLAILAAVAFLAGFIDAIAGGGGLLTTPALLTAGLPPHLVLGTNKLSSTFGSATASFTFYKRKLFHPRQWTHAIVGTLVGALTGAIVAHYLPAEWLNKMLPVIVFACGLYLLFGGTPKAPLDSDAPIKKKWQSTQGFSLGFYDGVAGPGTGAFWTVSSLLLYPIDLVKASGVARSMNFVSNIAALSVFIFSGQVDWIIGLCMGLSVMVGAFFGARTAISGGAKFIRPVFITVVLGLTVRLAWQHWFSVA, encoded by the coding sequence ATGCCCTTCGAACTCAGCGTTGACCTCACCACTCTGGCCATCCTGGCCGCTGTCGCCTTCCTTGCCGGTTTCATCGATGCCATCGCCGGTGGTGGCGGTCTGTTGACCACGCCAGCCCTACTGACCGCCGGCCTGCCGCCGCATCTGGTACTGGGCACCAATAAGCTCAGTTCGACATTCGGTTCGGCCACCGCGAGTTTCACCTTCTACAAACGCAAACTGTTCCACCCGCGGCAGTGGACCCATGCGATTGTCGGCACCCTGGTCGGCGCGCTCACCGGGGCCATCGTCGCTCATTACTTGCCGGCGGAGTGGCTGAACAAAATGCTTCCGGTGATCGTTTTCGCCTGTGGCCTGTATCTGTTGTTTGGCGGCACGCCGAAAGCGCCGCTGGACAGTGACGCGCCGATCAAAAAGAAGTGGCAATCGACCCAGGGTTTCAGCCTCGGCTTTTACGACGGTGTGGCGGGCCCCGGCACTGGCGCGTTCTGGACGGTGAGCAGCCTGCTGCTCTACCCGATCGACCTGGTCAAGGCCAGCGGCGTGGCGCGCAGCATGAACTTCGTCAGTAACATTGCTGCGTTGTCGGTGTTCATATTTTCCGGTCAGGTCGACTGGATCATCGGTCTGTGCATGGGCCTGTCGGTCATGGTCGGCGCGTTCTTTGGCGCACGCACAGCGATCAGCGGCGGCGCCAAGTTCATTCGTCCGGTATTCATCACCGTGGTGCTCGGGCTGACGGTACGCCTAGCCTGGCAGCACTGGTTCAGCGTGGCCTAA
- a CDS encoding PQQ-dependent sugar dehydrogenase: protein MLRKTLLATLCAGALISTPGFAAVPKELNSEQGTLEVTTVAAGLEHPWALAFLPDRQGMLVTERPGNLRVVTADGKLSAPISGVPQVWAKGQGGLLDVVLSPDFKEDRLVYLSYAEGGGAGNKAGTAVGRGRLSDDLKSLKDFKVIFRQEPKLSVGNHFGSRLVFDRGGYLFITLGENNDRPTAQDLDKLQGKIVRLYPDGKVPDDNPFVGQSGVRSEIWAYGLRNPQGAALNPWTGTLWENEHGPRGGDEVNIIERGKNYGWPLATHGINYSMQPIPEAQGKTVEGAVAPHHVWEKSPGVTGMTFYDADRFKPWQHNAFIGALVTQELIRLQFDGDKVVHEERLLGELNQRIRDVRQGPDGYLYVLTDDENGSLYKIGLKQTP from the coding sequence ATGTTGCGTAAAACCCTTCTAGCCACACTGTGTGCCGGCGCGCTGATCAGCACGCCGGGATTTGCCGCCGTGCCCAAAGAGCTGAACAGCGAACAGGGCACGCTCGAAGTCACCACCGTTGCCGCAGGGCTTGAACATCCCTGGGCGCTGGCTTTTCTGCCGGACCGTCAAGGCATGCTGGTGACCGAGCGGCCGGGCAATCTGCGCGTGGTGACTGCCGACGGGAAGCTGTCGGCGCCAATTTCCGGCGTGCCGCAGGTCTGGGCCAAGGGGCAGGGCGGTTTGCTCGATGTGGTGCTGTCGCCGGACTTCAAGGAGGATCGCCTGGTCTATCTGTCGTATGCCGAAGGTGGCGGCGCGGGGAACAAGGCCGGCACCGCGGTTGGGCGCGGGCGCCTGTCCGATGACTTGAAGAGTTTGAAGGATTTCAAGGTGATCTTCCGTCAGGAGCCGAAGCTCTCGGTGGGCAATCACTTCGGCTCGCGGCTGGTGTTTGACCGCGGCGGTTATCTGTTCATCACCCTGGGCGAGAACAACGACCGGCCCACCGCGCAGGATCTCGACAAGCTGCAAGGCAAGATCGTACGCCTCTACCCAGACGGCAAGGTGCCGGACGACAACCCCTTTGTCGGCCAGTCCGGTGTGCGCTCCGAGATCTGGGCCTATGGCCTGCGTAACCCGCAAGGCGCGGCGCTTAACCCGTGGACCGGCACGCTGTGGGAAAACGAACACGGCCCGCGCGGTGGCGACGAAGTGAACATCATCGAGCGCGGAAAGAACTACGGCTGGCCGCTGGCAACCCACGGTATCAACTACTCGATGCAGCCCATCCCCGAAGCGCAGGGCAAGACTGTCGAAGGGGCGGTGGCGCCGCACCATGTCTGGGAGAAATCGCCGGGTGTCACAGGCATGACGTTCTATGACGCTGACCGCTTCAAACCGTGGCAGCACAACGCGTTCATCGGTGCGCTGGTCACTCAGGAGCTGATCCGCCTGCAGTTCGACGGCGACAAGGTGGTGCATGAGGAGCGCTTGCTGGGTGAACTCAACCAGCGGATTCGCGACGTGCGACAAGGGCCGGATGGCTATTTGTATGTACTGACGGATGATGAAAATGGTTCGCTGTACAAAATCGGTCTAAAACAAACGCCTTAA
- a CDS encoding nuclear transport factor 2 family protein, whose translation MSAAAQVRPPLPPFNRESAIEKVRLAEDGWNTRDPEKVSLAYTLDTQWRNRAEFANNREEAKAFLTRKWARELDYRLIKELWAYSDTRIAVRYAYEWHDDSGNWFRSYGNENWEFDENGLMFQRYACINDMPIKESERKFHWPLGRRPDEHPGLSELGL comes from the coding sequence ATGTCTGCTGCAGCTCAGGTACGTCCGCCATTACCCCCGTTCAACCGTGAGTCGGCCATCGAAAAAGTGCGTCTGGCCGAAGACGGCTGGAATACCCGTGATCCGGAAAAGGTCTCGCTGGCCTATACCCTCGACACCCAATGGCGCAACCGCGCCGAGTTCGCCAACAACCGCGAAGAAGCCAAGGCTTTTTTGACGCGCAAGTGGGCCAGGGAACTTGATTATCGGCTTATCAAAGAGCTGTGGGCTTACTCCGACACCCGAATCGCGGTGCGCTATGCCTACGAATGGCATGACGATTCGGGCAACTGGTTCCGTTCCTATGGCAACGAGAACTGGGAGTTCGACGAGAACGGCCTGATGTTTCAGCGCTATGCGTGCATCAACGACATGCCGATCAAGGAAAGCGAACGCAAGTTCCACTGGCCGCTGGGCCGCCGCCCGGATGAGCATCCGGGGCTGAGCGAACTCGGTCTCTAA
- a CDS encoding baeRF3 domain-containing protein has product MARIQPFTHETLGTLLALSGRLNLSLFMPAHRTFPERTQDPIRFKNLIRQLEGLLEEHNPEADKDRLLAPFHELLDDQAFWNTCPASIAVFAGDEHFIVLGLQQAVREIVIVNSHPYLKPLLRLVPVTDRCQVLCLSRDSVRMYQGTAQQMEEVELPEAVPTRQVDALGDELTPRDQQGHPDGFSGGGERGDPMMHESGGGGKQDEINIDRERFFRAVDKAITEHCSRQCCLPLVLVALAENQAVFRAVSHNPFLLPDGIERDPATLQPAQLAAACATLLRQRHDDALDKALDRFGVARGQGAVGRDLPDIAKAAAEGRVALLLVEAEREIAGSLAANAINRDASPGAKIHSEDILDELILAVIRQGGDVVVVPPERSMPTETGAAAVYRY; this is encoded by the coding sequence ATGGCCCGGATTCAACCGTTTACCCACGAGACGCTGGGCACGCTGCTGGCGCTCAGTGGTCGTCTCAACCTCAGCCTGTTTATGCCGGCTCATCGAACCTTTCCGGAGCGCACGCAAGACCCGATCCGCTTCAAGAACCTGATCAGGCAACTGGAAGGTCTGCTTGAGGAACACAATCCCGAGGCAGACAAGGATCGTCTGCTCGCGCCGTTTCATGAGCTGCTGGACGATCAGGCGTTCTGGAACACCTGCCCGGCGTCCATTGCAGTGTTCGCTGGCGATGAGCATTTCATTGTTCTGGGGCTGCAGCAGGCGGTGCGGGAAATTGTCATTGTCAACAGCCACCCGTATCTCAAACCGTTGCTGCGGCTGGTGCCGGTGACTGATCGCTGCCAGGTGCTCTGCCTGTCCCGTGACAGCGTGCGGATGTACCAAGGCACGGCGCAGCAAATGGAGGAGGTCGAGCTGCCTGAGGCGGTTCCCACCCGCCAGGTCGACGCGCTTGGCGACGAGCTGACGCCGCGCGATCAACAGGGCCACCCCGACGGTTTCAGCGGTGGCGGCGAGCGCGGTGACCCGATGATGCATGAGTCAGGCGGCGGCGGTAAGCAAGACGAAATCAACATCGACCGCGAGCGCTTCTTCCGCGCTGTCGACAAGGCGATTACCGAACACTGCTCGCGCCAGTGCTGCCTGCCGCTGGTGCTGGTCGCTCTGGCGGAAAACCAGGCGGTTTTTCGTGCCGTAAGCCACAACCCGTTTCTGTTGCCTGACGGCATCGAACGTGATCCGGCGACGTTGCAGCCGGCGCAGCTCGCCGCGGCTTGCGCAACCTTGTTGCGCCAGCGCCACGACGATGCACTGGACAAAGCGCTCGATCGCTTTGGCGTGGCGCGCGGTCAAGGGGCGGTAGGGCGCGACTTGCCGGACATTGCCAAAGCAGCGGCGGAGGGCAGGGTGGCTTTGTTGCTGGTTGAGGCCGAACGTGAGATTGCCGGCAGCCTGGCGGCCAATGCAATCAATCGCGACGCGTCGCCCGGCGCAAAAATTCATTCGGAGGACATACTTGATGAGCTGATCCTGGCGGTGATTCGCCAGGGTGGCGACGTGGTGGTTGTACCGCCCGAGCGCTCGATGCCGACCGAGACGGGCGCAGCCGCCGTTTACCGTTATTGA
- the ku gene encoding non-homologous end joining protein Ku: MARAIWKGAISFGLVHIPVALVSATSSQGVDFDWLDSRSMDPVGYKRINKVTGKEVTKENIVKGVAYEKGRYVVLSEEEIRSAHPVSTQTIDIFSFVDAEQIPLQNIDTPYYLAPDKRGGKVYALLRETLSKTNKVALARVVLHTRQYLAALMPLESALVLVKLRWPQEVRSLDELALGSEVTKPQLAKGELDMAKRLVEDMSGDWSPEDYKDEFEDKIMALVEKKAHEGKIEDVETEAGQEERKTADVIDLTELLKRSLGGKTAAKPKTKSSAKAAPAKKTRKASGG; this comes from the coding sequence ATGGCTCGGGCAATCTGGAAAGGCGCAATCAGCTTCGGACTGGTACACATCCCTGTTGCGCTGGTTTCAGCGACATCCTCGCAAGGCGTGGACTTCGATTGGCTCGACAGCCGCAGCATGGACCCGGTCGGCTACAAGCGCATCAACAAGGTCACCGGCAAGGAAGTGACCAAGGAAAACATCGTCAAGGGTGTCGCCTACGAAAAGGGCCGTTATGTGGTACTCAGCGAAGAGGAAATCCGCTCGGCGCATCCGGTGTCAACGCAGACCATCGACATCTTTTCCTTCGTCGACGCCGAGCAGATTCCCCTGCAAAACATCGACACGCCCTACTACCTGGCCCCCGACAAGCGCGGTGGCAAGGTCTATGCCTTGCTGCGAGAGACGCTGAGCAAGACCAACAAGGTCGCCCTCGCCCGCGTGGTGCTGCATACACGGCAATACCTCGCGGCATTGATGCCGCTGGAGTCGGCGCTGGTGCTGGTGAAGTTGCGCTGGCCGCAGGAAGTGCGCAGCCTCGATGAGCTGGCATTGGGCAGCGAAGTGACCAAGCCGCAGTTGGCCAAGGGCGAGCTGGACATGGCCAAACGGCTGGTGGAAGACATGAGCGGCGACTGGAGTCCCGAAGACTACAAGGATGAATTCGAAGACAAGATCATGGCCCTGGTCGAGAAGAAGGCCCACGAAGGCAAGATCGAGGACGTCGAGACAGAGGCTGGCCAGGAAGAGCGCAAGACAGCCGATGTTATCGATCTGACCGAGCTGCTTAAACGCAGCCTGGGAGGGAAAACGGCGGCGAAGCCGAAGACCAAATCAAGCGCTAAGGCGGCGCCGGCGAAGAAGACCAGGAAGGCGTCAGGTGGTTAA
- a CDS encoding HPF/RaiA family ribosome-associated protein — translation MQVQVDSNHIEGSAELQEWVGSLVVDELDRYSSFLTRLEIHVGDVNAQKAGAQDKRCQIEAHPKGHTSLSATHHAESLELAVAGAAKKISHALEHLVGRLSPRVESTGRLTAPPVREDSPAEIDALLEDEFLAKQADLEKE, via the coding sequence ATGCAAGTACAAGTAGACAGTAACCATATCGAAGGCAGCGCCGAACTGCAGGAGTGGGTGGGTAGCCTGGTGGTCGATGAGCTGGACCGCTACTCATCGTTTTTGACCCGGCTGGAAATTCACGTTGGCGATGTCAATGCGCAGAAAGCCGGAGCGCAGGACAAGCGCTGCCAGATCGAGGCCCATCCCAAGGGGCACACCTCGCTTTCAGCCACCCATCACGCCGAAAGTCTCGAGCTGGCCGTCGCCGGCGCGGCGAAGAAAATCAGCCATGCCCTTGAGCATCTCGTGGGGCGCTTGTCGCCGCGCGTCGAATCCACCGGACGCCTGACGGCACCGCCGGTGCGGGAAGATTCGCCAGCGGAAATCGACGCCCTGCTCGAGGACGAGTTCCTCGCCAAACAAGCTGATCTGGAGAAAGAGTAA
- the lpxO gene encoding lipid A hydroxylase LpxO yields the protein MKLIIAAIYVISIAYVHLRGRVRHKLGRQLSDHSTFLAPINCFLYLFSKIPNKPYLDPADFPDLRPLQAHWEEIRAEGQNLLRAGEIKRSNQYDDVGFNSFFKTGWKRFYLKWYGDSHPSAMKLCPRTTELVQGIGSIKAAMFAELPPGSKLVRHRDPYAGSYRYHLGLDTPNDAGCYINVDGENYHWRDGEAVMFDETFIHYAENTTDKNRIILFCDIERPMKYRWAAAFNGWFSRTVMSAAGAPNDAGDKTGGINRLFTKIYKIRLRGKELKKRNRTRYYLEKWAIFAGLLAIFILI from the coding sequence GTGAAACTCATCATTGCTGCTATCTATGTCATTTCCATTGCCTACGTTCATTTGCGTGGACGTGTCCGCCACAAGCTGGGACGGCAACTGAGTGACCACTCGACGTTTCTCGCGCCGATCAACTGCTTCCTTTATCTGTTCTCGAAGATCCCCAACAAGCCTTATCTGGATCCGGCGGATTTCCCCGATCTGCGCCCACTGCAGGCGCACTGGGAAGAGATTCGCGCCGAAGGCCAGAACCTGTTGCGCGCTGGCGAAATCAAGCGCTCGAACCAGTACGACGATGTCGGTTTCAACTCGTTTTTCAAGACTGGCTGGAAACGTTTCTACCTGAAGTGGTACGGCGACAGCCATCCTTCGGCGATGAAACTCTGCCCGCGCACCACTGAACTGGTGCAGGGCATCGGTTCGATCAAAGCGGCGATGTTTGCCGAACTGCCACCAGGCTCGAAACTGGTGCGCCACCGCGACCCTTATGCAGGTTCCTACCGCTATCACCTGGGCCTGGACACGCCGAACGACGCCGGTTGCTACATCAATGTCGACGGTGAGAATTACCACTGGCGCGATGGCGAAGCGGTGATGTTCGATGAGACGTTTATCCATTACGCGGAAAACACCACCGACAAAAACCGCATCATTCTGTTCTGCGACATCGAGCGCCCGATGAAGTATCGCTGGGCGGCGGCATTCAACGGCTGGTTCAGCCGCACAGTCATGTCAGCGGCGGGTGCGCCGAACGATGCCGGCGACAAGACTGGCGGCATCAACCGCTTGTTCACCAAAATCTACAAGATTCGTTTGCGTGGCAAAGAGTTGAAGAAACGTAATCGCACGCGGTATTACCTGGAGAAATGGGCGATTTTCGCTGGGTTGCTGGCGATCTTCATTCTGATCTGA